From Triticum urartu cultivar G1812 chromosome 2, Tu2.1, whole genome shotgun sequence, a single genomic window includes:
- the LOC125540436 gene encoding starch synthase 1, chloroplastic/amyloplastic-like, whose amino-acid sequence MPAAALPPPVLLPQQREASREPRRAPSGAFHRPSQPPPPASFCFLRVLQMAATGVGAGCLAPSVRLCADPATAARASACVVRTRLRRVARGRYVAELSREGPAARPAQQQQQLAPPVVPGFLAPPPPMPAQSPAPTQPPLPDGGVGELAPDLLLEGIAEDSIDNIIVAASERLVFLHVLLLEL is encoded by the exons ATGCCCGCAGCAGCACTCCCGCCGCCCGTGCTCCTTCCCCAGCAGCGAGAGGCTTCGAGAGAGCCGAGGCGCGCCCCGAGCGGGGCGTTCCACCGTCCGTCCCAACCTCCTCCGCCCGCCTCCTTCTGTTTTCTGCGGGTCCTGCAGATGGCGGCGACGGGCGTCGGCGCCGGGTGCCTCGCCCCCAGCGTCCGCCTGTGCGCTGatccggcgacggcagcccggGCGTCCGCCTGCGTCGTCCGCACGCGGCTCCGGCGCGTCGCGCGGGGCCGCTACGTCGCCGAGCTCAGCAGGGAGGGCCCCGCGGCGCGCCCcgcgcagcagcagcagcagctggccCCGCCCGTCGTGCCCGGCTTCCTCGCGCCGCCCCCGCCCATGCCTGCCCAGTCGCCAGCCCCGACGCAGCCGCCCCTGCCGGACGGCGGCGTGGGGGAACTCGCCCCCGACCTCCTGCTCGAAG GGATTGCTGAGGATTCCATAGACAACATAATTGTGGCTGCAAGTGAGCGGCTGGTATTTCTGCATGTTTTATTACTAGAATTATAA
- the LOC125538497 gene encoding uncharacterized protein LOC125538497 — protein MATAGISEASSGEYSCLREELYEAAIFVLESIRRIHAGENSADHDNLLDLKSDMLQLSEKITHLADSETRKMEGSEAKGIIRPARAGDEGKLVLMQSNIGGGGSFKYGVLAGHFDDLWDDMRQLASTESKFLAICMFSCESFVRCCSTLKFISAVINRLGNWVPELSVAMKSIKEDVPKEAGAVDVDEDGDVDEDGDVDEYEEEKKAEEYYFAAHRRCWENIYSKGRSFEDPTIFSSMHFTHYMPGHSGQTPMGARFLRTMQIYSINVTETEGFALEWPLEVYGVVAARDMVDYRRNLLFLRTRDDCQILTKENPFLHLTGPSRAIMSGDTVTIEADLKLKGTVRSKDRVLISKAFPSHGDNYGDRRDTLLLKGLCTIELQCQHLEQSVQATILSVSVVHGSLPSENGIVCYALLEDKSEAILLLDSQAGKMPIDEEGNLELSRQVVSVKSMGRLTIFIKALSACGEISGSVAFIPKSSNVSQESCSIGGCEVEITVAWSLLVESQHVIELKGSADPYEHELNPCTPRMKLEEDAF, from the exons ATGGCGACCGCAGGGATTTCCGAGGCAAGCAGTGGCGAGTATTCGTGCTTAAGAGAGGAGCTCTATGAGGCTGCAATCTTCGTGCTTGAGAGTATACGCCGGATCCATGCCGGGGAGAACTCGGCGGATCACGATAATCTGTTGGACTTGAAATCGGATATGCTCCAGTTGTCGGAAAAGATCACCCATCTTGCCGATTCTGAGACTCGGAAGATGGAAGGGTCTGAAGCAAAGGGCATAATCCGGCCAGCGAGAGCCGGCGACGAGGGCAAATTGGTGCTGATGCAGAGCAATATTGGCGGCGGTGGCAGCTTCAAATATGGTGTACTCGCGGGGCACTTCGATGACCTGTGGGACGACATGCGCCAGCTAGCCTCAACAGAATCGAAATTTCTAGCGATATGCATGTTTTCCTGTGAGTCCTTCGTACGCTGCTGCTCCACATTGAAGTTCATCTCTGCAGTTATCAACAGGCTTGGTAATTGGGTGCCAGAATTGTCAGTGGCAATGAAATCTATAAAGGAAGATGTCCCCAAAGAGGCGGGGGCTGTGGATGTGGATGAAGATGGGGATGTGGATGAGGATGGGGACGTGGACGAGTatgaggaggagaagaaggccgaggagtATTATTTCGCTGCCCATCGTAGATGCTGGGAAAATATATACAGCAAGGGTCGCAGCTTTGAAGACCCAA CAATATTCAGCTCCATGCACTTCACCCACTACATGCCAGGCCACTCTGGCCAAACTCCAATGGGTGCTAGATTCTTGAGGACCATGCAGATCTACTCCATCAATGTCACAGAAACCGAAGGCTTCGCCCTTGAGTGGCCTCTGGAGGTATACGGCGTGGTCGCTGCCCGAGACATGGTGGACTACCGTCGCAACCTTCTCTTCCTTCGCACTAGGGATGACTGCCAAATCCTTACGAAAGAG AATCCCTTTTTGCACTTGACTGGCCCGTCTCGTGCAATTATGTCTGGGGACACTGTTACAATTGAAGCTGATCTAAAGCTAAAGGGCACAGTAAGGTCCAAAGATAGAGTACTGATCAGTAAAGCCTTCCCTTCTCATGGTGATAATTATGGTGATCGTCGTGATACACTTCTCCTTAAGGGCCTTTGCACAATAGAGTTACAGTGTCAGCATCTTGAACAATCAGTCCAAGCCACTATCCTCAGTGTCAGTGTAGTACATGGCTCATTGCCTTCTGAAAATGGCATTGTTTGTTATGCACTTCTTGAGGACAAAAGTGAAGCCATTTTGTTGCTTGATTCACAAGCTGGAAAAATGCCCATTGATGAAGAGGGTAATCTAGAGCTGTCAAGGCAAGTTGTTTCTGTAAAATCAATGGGAAGGCTTACCATTTTTATAAAGGCCTTGTCAGCATGTGGAGAAATCAGTGGAAGTGTTGCCTTCATACCCAAATCCAGCAACGTGAGTCAAGAAAGCTGTTCCATTGGTGGATGTGAAGTGGAGATAACTGTTGCTTGGTCCCTTCTTGTTGAAAGCCAGCATGTTATAGAGCTGAAGGGATCTGCAGACCCTTACGAACATGAATTAAATCCATGTACTCCTCGGATGAAACTTGAGGAAGACGCTTTTTGA